A window of Paenibacillus phoenicis genomic DNA:
TGCCGAAGAGCAGGAACAATATTCCCGTATGATTCGCTTGACGATCCGAACGGGTATTGTACCCGAGCTTGGGGAGTGGAGCGGCCGCCATCAAGAGCTGGTTCGATATATCCATACTGAGCTTCGGGAAGCGTATGAATTTATCCGCGGTTATCAGAATCCGGGTACGCAGGACGTATTTTTCGAGCAATCGTATATCTTTTTTGAATCCCAGGACGCCGATCGCTGCAAAACATTACATGATGCGCATTATACCAATGAAGAGTTATACCTGCCCATTATTTTAAAATCCGCCTCGTCGCGGCTGATCGTTCGTTCCGTGATTTCTGCTCCCCAGGATGAGGGGTTTGACCAGCGTGTATTCTATTACGGCCTCTACAATCAGCTGGCTGACGACTTTGCGGACATGGCCGCAGACCTTGATGCAGGAGCGGTCACGCCTTATACGTATTATTTGACCTACCGGCATGAACGACCGGATTTGATCAATCCGTTTGAATTGTATTGGGCGGTCATTTCGCATTTGATCCACCATGTCTACCGTTCGGAGCCCCAAACCCGTGAAATCATTTTAGCGCGTGCCATCAATGGACTCAAACGATATCAAAGACGGGTTGGAGTAGAGCGGTTTCATGAAGTCTTGGCGATTTTTTCGATCGGTCATCCGGAGCTGGAGGATCTGATTCAGCTTCTGGTTCGTCGTGCGGTGGATGTAGATTTCTACGACAAATGGCTGCGGGACCAGTTGCTAATGGCGTTGCGAGCGAATCGGCAAGAGCAAGAAGCATTTGTTGAGCTTGTCCAAACCGCTCGAAAGCATGTAGATGCGATATTGCCAATTACAAGCACAGCATCGTCTTTGATTACGGAAGATCCCCTCCTGGTGAATACGGCCAATTACAGTTTGGAAGGCAGCGGGAAGCGGCTCCGCCCGATCTTAGCATGGGTGATGGGCGTGCAGGTATACGGACTGGATCCGGCTGCGTTATCCCCTTTGTTCCGGGCGCTCGAATACATGCATACCGCCTCTCTGATCTTTGATGACTTACCGTCTCAAGACAATTCTCCATCCCGCCGTGGCAAGCCAACGCTGCATGAAGTGCATAACAGCGCCATTGCCGAGCTTACGGGAATTTTCCTGATCCAGAAGGCGGTGGAAGAGCAGGCATCTTTGAAAGGCTTCGACAACGAGTCCGTGCTGGCGCTGCTGCAATACTTATCCCGGAAGGCCGGGGAGATCTGCATGGGGCAAGCGATGGACTTAAACGCCAAAGGCAAGGTGTTAACCGTAGAGGAGCTCGACCGGATTTGCTTCTACAAGACGGGAATTGCGTTTGAAGCCTGTTTGGTAGCGCCGGCGATTTTGGCTCGGGCTAACGAGACGGAAATCGCCGTTCTGAAGAATTTTGCTTATCACACTGGCATCGCTTTTCAAATCAAAGACGATCTGCTGGATGGGGAAGGGGATCCGCGTTTACTCGGCAAACCAACGGGGAAGGACATTGAAAACGGCAGTTCCACCTATGTGACTGTACTGGGGACGGCTGAGGCAAACAAAGCGATGTGGGAGCATTATTGCCTGGCGATGGAAGCGCTCATGGAGCTCCCGAAACCTCCGGTTTTTCTTAAACACTTACTGCACTACATCATTAACCGGGAAACTTGAGCATGTCATCCTAAGATCGATTTGAATTGCTGTGGTGTGCCTTGCACTCATGTCAGCAGTATGTTAGAATACGACTATCTTAAATGAGGGAGCTGAAACGGATGGATATTTCTTGCTAAGAAGATGGAACCGTAATGCGAGCTTGAATCGCATGGTTTATTTCTTATGCAAGAAAGATACTTCATCCTTTCACTCCAATCGTATATATTCTAAATCCATCCCCGCCGGCAGGGTTGGATTTGTTGTATATTTTTGGGCTGCAGGAAAGGTATCTTTCTTGCAGCCCATTTTTTTATGCAGGAGGGATGTTGTTCATGTCATTAATTCATGTGAACCATCTAACGTTTGCCTATGAAGGCAGTTACGATAACATTTTCGAGGATGTGAGCTTTCGCATCGATACCGATTGGAGGCTGGGCTTTACCGGCCGGAACGGACGGGGGAAGACGACCTTCCTGAATTTGCTGCTCGGCAAATACGAATACAGCGGACAAATTTCCGCGGATGTCAGCTTCGA
This region includes:
- a CDS encoding polyprenyl synthetase family protein, whose amino-acid sequence is MTIMKANTEQADRWYQRAESKAARYLDLLQEQLRSKSYVSRLLDDFIWWKKKHLPRQKLLPIWRRGAKPPDSSEGSRFLAWLARAGKLDDYLERSVSYMYLRDLGQDLSDPRTRAKIQRMAGGLKKSLVSPDEATVGTGIMEEMISLASVYRWAQREGVEEAVIWVMERLKGVRSHLPPEMNAEEAERKLIKIILGVVMHVMDEMEGHKGSAERSRRLGEAIKLGYYYGLTYPFIDDLLDSGALNAEEQEQYSRMIRLTIRTGIVPELGEWSGRHQELVRYIHTELREAYEFIRGYQNPGTQDVFFEQSYIFFESQDADRCKTLHDAHYTNEELYLPIILKSASSRLIVRSVISAPQDEGFDQRVFYYGLYNQLADDFADMAADLDAGAVTPYTYYLTYRHERPDLINPFELYWAVISHLIHHVYRSEPQTREIILARAINGLKRYQRRVGVERFHEVLAIFSIGHPELEDLIQLLVRRAVDVDFYDKWLRDQLLMALRANRQEQEAFVELVQTARKHVDAILPITSTASSLITEDPLLVNTANYSLEGSGKRLRPILAWVMGVQVYGLDPAALSPLFRALEYMHTASLIFDDLPSQDNSPSRRGKPTLHEVHNSAIAELTGIFLIQKAVEEQASLKGFDNESVLALLQYLSRKAGEICMGQAMDLNAKGKVLTVEELDRICFYKTGIAFEACLVAPAILARANETEIAVLKNFAYHTGIAFQIKDDLLDGEGDPRLLGKPTGKDIENGSSTYVTVLGTAEANKAMWEHYCLAMEALMELPKPPVFLKHLLHYIINRET